TGAAGGTATGTCCACTGACCGGCAGCTTTACTGCTAATTCCACAGTCAATATTGAGCGCAGTTTACCAAATTGTAAACATCGCAGTTTACCAAATTGTAAACATGCTCTGTGTATTAAAGCTAAATTTCTGTGTACTGTGAATGCCTGACTAAATCCATCAAGGTGAATAGGAATGTAGTGCATTGGAACCTAGGCAAGGGAAGATGTTCTATATATTCCAAACCATAGAAAAAAACTTAACAGTTAAGTGTATAACAAACAACACTACTGTATCTCCTCATCCTAACTCTAGGTCTGTTTTCATGCAGAAACTTTTCACACACACAAAGCTCACATTCTTGTGTGGAATGATTTCACACACACAAAGCTCACATTCTTGTGTGGAATGATTTCACACACACAAAGCTCACATTCTTGTGTGGAATGATTTCACACACACAAAGCTCACATTCTTGTGTGGAATGATTTCACACATACAAAGCTCACATTCTTGTGTGGAATGATTAGTGAATGTTACATTCTGGTTGACAGTTGGCTGTACAGAATCCGGCCATCAGTTGTGCACCACCCCTTCAAGAAGACAGAGCGTGGACTGATCACTCACAACTGGGACGAGGTCGACCCAAACCCAAATCAGGTCAGTAACCCTCACCCACCCTAGCTCCAAAATCCAGTCTACAGCCCACTGAATATCCACCCAGAGAAAACCTGCTAATGCACAGGGATACAACCATTGTCTCCCACCTTCCTAAAGAAAGCTTGTAGTGTATAGTGACACCTACATAACAAACCACTGTTCTACAGAACCTTCTAAAAAGAAGCTACTAACCTATTGTAACCAGTGCGTGGTAGctcagcgatttttttctacccattggtactggtaccggtacccattcaattgggaaaaatggcgtcaaaatcgaacaaattgggaattttctaccaaagtatcggcaaatgatttcaattttaaaaaattaaaaagagaacaaaacaagaagcagtcatctctttacaaacttttgtacggtaatatttgctgttgtgagacataaaGGAATCGTCGTAGGCTCGTTTTAGAATCgtcgtagctctacaaaacaCGCGCACTGctatgatctgtactttcggtTTAATACTGGAAGTGAACATTGTAGTTAATTTGTACAAcatttcagactaagtaaattacggtGTCAGCAGCtggtctatttttcggcaagtaaattgggaatttttagtctcaaaattgggaaaaatcaatggtttttggcattgggaatggcaCCGTTTATcagtaccagttatataaggaaaaaaatcgctgtaGCTAGTGTATTGTTACTCCTAGTTAAATGACCCACATCTACCTCACATTCTCCCAGGTAAACAATCCCATTCTCCACAATCCATTCCCAGGTAAACAATCGCATTCTCCATTATCCATTCCCAGGTAAACAATCCCATTCTCCACTGTCCATTCCCAGGTAAACAATCCCATTCTCCACTATCCATTCCCAGGTAAACAATCCCATTCTCCACTATCCATTCCCAGGTAAACAATCCCATTCTCCACTATCCATTCCCAGGTAAACAATCCCATTCTCCACTATCCATTCCCAGGTAAACAATCCCATTCTCCACTACCCATTCCCAGGTAAATAATCCTGTTCTCCACTATCCATTCCCAGGTAAACAATCCCATTCTCCACTACCCATTCCCAGGTAAATAATCCTGTTCTCCACTATCCATTCCCAGGTAAACAATCCCATTCTCCACTATCTATTCCCAGGTAAACAATCGCATTCTCCATTATCCATTCCCAGGTAAACAATCCCATTCTCCACTGTCCATTCCCAGGTAAACAATCCCATTCTCCACTATCCATTCCCAGGTAAACAATCCCATTCTCCACTATCCATTCCCAGGTAAACAATCCCATTCTCCACTATCCATTCCCAGGTAAACAATCCCATTCTCCACTATCCATTCCCAGGTAAACAATCCCATTCTCCACTACCCATTCCCAGGTAAATAATCCTGTTCTCCACTATCCATTCCCAGGTAAACAATCCCATTCTCCACTACCCATTCCCAGGTAAATAATCCTGTTCTCCACTATCCATTCCCAGGTAAACAATCCCATTCTCCACTATCTATTCCCAGGTAAACAATCTACATGCATACGAGAAAACCCACTCTTAGATAACATCCTATACACTGTGTAAAAATCCCAGATAATAccatatatatactgtacacacTCCCAGGTTGGAATGTGAAGTAAGAAATGATTTGAGATATCCTCATTTGACATACTGGTACAATAACTATAAAACATTTCTCTAATACTCGCATGTTTTTGGAGAGCTCTTCAATGTCTAATTAAATGATTAAATTGCAGTAATTAGAATTCTCGAATTTAATTCTGATAGCAATGGTATAATGGTATAGACTTTTTAGGGGTTGATAGACAATTTTTATTCACTATCATTACCAAAGGGAGGGGATTAAGAGCAAATTTTATCCATCGATGTACGCGTGTAGCTGTATTATCCGTAAGGTGATACACTTGTGCCTGGAGATatcaattataattcatttgttaTCATTATTTCAGATGAGGTGGCACCCGTTTGACTTTCCAAAGAAGAAAGTGGATTTTGTtaatgtttgtatattttattattttttatcaagTGCTATGAATGTTCAACTTACTAGAAAAACTTTGATCTATGCTCAGTGATTTTGAAATCTCCAGAATTCATTCCAATATGTCTGAAAAGTAATTAATATTTAAAACTAAGTCTATAAGCAAAATTGTTTTGTGTTCAGGGTATGACAACAATATGTGGTGCGGGGGAGCCTAAGTCACGAAACGGGGTGTGTGTCTACATATACACCTGTAATACCTCAATGACTGACAGGTATGTGATGTGTCAggctgtctgtctgtccgtctgtatgtCTATACTCCTGTAATACTTTAGTAACAGACAGAAATATAATGTGTCTGTTTCAATGACATTCATAAACAGATATGTGCTGCAGTACTTTGTGTGTCATTATCGCTGTGTAACAAAGGCCCAGTTGATATAATAACCAGCCCTGCTTATGATCTGCATAACTGTAGCTCTCGGAGACATCTGGGGGATACAGAACTGTTGCTCTCAAAACCAAACATCTGGGGGATACAGACCTGTAGCTCTCAAGGACAAACACCTGGGGGATACAGAACTGTTGCTCTCAAAACCAAACACCTGGGGGATACAGACCTGTAGCTCTCAAGGACAAACATCTGAGGGatacagaactgtagctctcaaAGACAATCATCTGGGGGATACAGACTTGTAGCTTTCAAGGACAAACATCTAGGGGATACAGAACTGTATATCTCAAACATCTGGGAGatacagaactgtagctctcagAGACAAACACCTTGGGGATACAGAACTGTACCTCTCAAAACCAAACATCTGGGAGATACAGACCTGTAACTCTCAAGGACAAACACCTGGGGGATACAGACCTGTAGCTCTCAAACATCTGGGGGatacagaactgtagctctcaaGGACAAACACCTGGGGGATACAGACCTGTAGCTCTCAAGGACAAACACCTGGGGGATACAGACCTGTAGCTCTCAAACATCTGGGGGatacagaactgtagctctcaaGGACAAACATTTGGGGGATACAGAACTGTAGCTAGTGATGGGCGATCGGGAAAAAAACCATTAATCGATGATCAGATTAATcggaaaataattgaattttaatgatttcaaatttatggcatatatatattaaatttactttattttttaccctagatattaagttaattgaaataaaatcattagatagattatatattgtttaacatctctcgcaagaatttttcactcaaatggagacgtttaaaatcataattagaaatttgaagttaataatcccatactttcgattttattttcCCGGGATAGGGATATATCTCtcgacttttgttgttcttatgggatccgggtcagaatagagcctcattaccctttgcttgttgtaagaggcaaaatcTGTTGCATTGTGTCActgcaggtatggcacgataaagatccctccctgttcaaagactgtaagtgccaagcataggcaGGCAATTTTGCAggcctttaccggcaatggtaacatctccatatgagtgaaagattctcaagagaaacgttaaacaatattcaatcttatcagatgattcagcttcgtcagtcattttttattttagataaGTCGCAGCAggaatatttgtattatttttttaaaatactgacGTTAGCgattttcgattttcaaaatgacaatcgaCTATTCACATCGTTTCGTAgccttctgcactgttgataatgacgcttctcgaatatactacccggaagtcttaacctactgttacgcaagcgcactatgttccggatcaaggaaagataactcatgttttcggattggcctatagCGACTGACAATCGAAAGTCAGCAACAATCAGTACATCACTAACTGTAGCTCTCAAGGACAAACACCTAGGGGatacagaactgtagctctcaaGGACAAACACCTAGGGGatacagaactgtagctctcaaACATCTGGGGGATACAGACCTGTAGCTCTCAAGGACAAACACCTTGGGGatacagaactgtagctctcaaACATCTGGGGGATACAGACCTGTAGCTCTCAAGGACAAACACCTAGGGGATACAGAACTGTATATCTCAAACACCTGGGGGATACAGACCTGTAGCTCTCAAGGACAAACACCTGGGGGATAAGTGTTGAAATGCCTGCAGTGTATAGTCTCACTTTGTCTGCTCATCATGTCGGTTTGGGCGTTCATAATCCACTGAATTATTACAGCCATGTAAATTAGTACTATTAGGTGAATTTTTataatggaatacacaaatgacaatatatttatctTGTTTCTACACCTGAATCGATCAAATTCTTTCTTGCAGGTGTTTCTACAGTTCAGATGGAGATTTTCTTATAGGTCAGTAGGCATGATAATGttgaagaatttttaaatatgatttaatCTATAAGAAGAGAAATAATGATCATAGCAGCTTTGATATGCACTGTATATTACATACTCCTGTATAAAAGCAAATCATATTTATTTCTCATATGCCACTACATGCTAGTTGCTTTCATTTTAGTGCCACAACAAGGTTCCCTGCTTGTCTCCACAGAATTTggtaaaatgaaagtagatCCAAATGAGATCTGTGTCATTCAGGTAAAATACCCAAATTTCATATTCATCTTTCTTATAGTGTTGATCTGTttagttttatcaatatatcACTTGTTGCTGTCCTGTTGATCTAGATTAAAGTAATTTACAACTGTTCTATAAATACGTATGATCATATTTACACACAACTTTTCACAAGGGCCCTGTCTATAGGCAGCAGACCTATACTGTAGTGATCAGCCTGTGCTTGTAGTGATAGTTTTTCGGACTCTTTTTGGCTACAACTATTGAATAGAAATTTTACGCATGAACTTATATCAATGGGTTACAGATCAAATTTGATTCTTGGCTcttttgacctatttttgaatTATGGATTTGAACTTATCAACTGATGCCACAAAGCAAGGCCATTTGAGATGGTTGCCAACACAATGATATCTAGCCTGACTTGCCTTCAACTAAAATCAGTGAAAATTTAcgaccaaattttaaaaaagtcagAATTGGAGTTGATTAAGAATGAAACAGGAAATAGATCTAGTCACCAGATGTGAGAgaattttctcaatatcaaaTGTGATAAATGATTAGAGTGTTCAGATTTTCACTGAAGTATGATAATGCACCCATGAACTACCAATAATCCCACTACTTCTTTGTCCTAAAAGCAAGGCATGCGGTTCAGTGTTGATGTTGAGGGGCCAACCAGGGGGTACGTCCTGGAAGTATTTGACGGCCATTTCACTCTCCCCAACCTGGGACCCATAGGTAGGTGTTTCACTCTCCCCAACCTGGGACCCATAGGTAGGTATTTCACTCTCCCCAACCTGGGACCCCATAGGTAGGTATTTCATTCTCCCCAACCTGGGACCCATAGGTAGGTGGTACCCAGAGATACATGGGTAAGGGACACTCGTAGATACAAAGGTAGGTACATGTAGCATCAGACTGCAGAGACACATAGGTGGGTGGTAGCCAGAAATACAGAGGGAGGTGGTAGCCAGAAATACAGAGGGAGGTGGTACCCAGAAATACAGAGGAAGGTGATACCTAGAAATACAGAGGGGTGTAGTACCCAGAAATACAGAGGAAGGTGGTACCCAGAAATACAGAGGGAGGTGGTACTCAGAAATACAAAGGGATGTAGTACCCAGAAATACAGAGGGAGGTGGTACCCAGAAATACTGAGGGAGGTGGTACTCAGAAATACAGAGGGATGTAGTACCCAGAAATACAGAGGGAGGTACCCAGAAATACAGAGGGAGGTGGTACCCAGAAATACAGAGGGAGGTGGTACTCAGAAATACAGAGGGATGTAGTACCAGAAATACAGAGGGAGGTGGTACCCAGAAATACAGAGGGAGGTGGTACTCAGAAATACAGAGGAAGGTGGTACCCAGAAATGCACTGGTGGTTGGTACTCTGATAAACACTTAGGTGGTACCCAAATATTAATAGGTGGGTGGTACTTAGAGATCTATGAATTAGTGATACTCAGAAATACATAAATAGGTGGTACTCAAACAAACATCAGAGACAAAGTTAGCTAAATTATCTGGAAATACCTATATGTCACAGAGAGTGTATTGAATTAAGATACATGACGTATATTCAATCTAGCTCTCTAGTTTGAATCTGTGGGTGACAAACCACAAGTAACATTAATGCTAGGGTCAAAGGTTAGCATTCAGTCAGAGGGAAACAAACAAGACTAATAAAAAAGGGAGTGAATGACCACACACTGAAGTCTACAGGAGAAAAACAAGACTAGTACAGAACTAATAAGTACATACTAAAGTTCATGTCTACAGGAGTTATATGATATGAGTATGAACACACAGCCTCATAAAAAAGTTGTCATTTTCCCCATTACGTTTTCTGAATGTATTGATGATGGTACTTACTAGGGTGAAAGGTAAATAGAGTAAAAGAATGTGTTGATGTTAGTATAAAGCAGTGGTGAAAGATTGAAATATCCTCATATCATGAATTCATTGGATCCACTTGAAgttaattttagaatttttattattcataaatGTTTTACCTGCACAGCAAAGTATAGTAGTACATCTCActtagtgtttatgtgtaggAGCCAATGGACTAGCCAATCCCCGTGATTTCCAGACGCCTGTTGCATGGTATGAAGACAGAGAGGTGAAACAGTATACAGTCATCAGCAAATACCAGGGGCACCTGTTCTCAGCCACACAGGTAATCACAAATACCAGGGGCACCTGTTctcagccacacagataatcACAAATACCAGGGGCACCTGTTctcagccacacagataatcACAAATACCAGGGGCACCTGTTCTCAGTCACACAGGTAATCACATATACCAGGGGCACCTGTTTTCAGCCACACAGGTAATCACAAATACCAGGGGCACCTGTTCTCAGCCACACAGGTAATCACAAATACCAGGGGCACCTGTTctcagccacacagataatcACAAATACTAGGGCCCCTGTTCTCAACAATGAAGTTAATCATACCCCCTGCAACAAAGTTGGGCAGGGGGGTTATaatggaatcaggttgtccatccgtctgtagaagttgatggtttccgggctctaaagcattatcttttccacctacagtcaccatatcatacttAAGGACTAttcatgggacgaagatgttctctatcgcatttggggtcaaaaggtcaatggtcaagcacactggacatcgaagtagcaatatggtttcagggctctaaagcgttatcctttccacctacagtcaccatatcatacatatggactacccatgggacgaaaaTGTTCCCTACCAaattttgggtcaaaaggtatACGGTCACTGGACATCGAATTAGCAATATGCACATTTAATTTCATCTCTTATCCATTTCTCcctagagaagagactacccaaagttttgtcatgccctttctttttactctcaggaaagaggtaatttatagctattaacaacaccctttggaagattggggtaagtggggagtattcttagtgagcattgttcACAGTACCTCATGTTACAAATACTGGGGGCCCCTGTTATCAGCCAGAAGGAGAATGATAGGTAATCACAAATTCCATGGTTACATATTCTGAGCCAAAAAGATAACttcaaataacaacaaataccaGAGTCACCTTATTTCAACCACACAGAGAATCACAAGGCACCAGGAGcacttgaaaacaaaaacatgaagaCACTGTTTactaaagaacaaggtacgattgtaaacataaaaagacccaaaaattttctctctataaagtGTGtttggaattaaccttaatcagtgttttaagaaagtaaaatatatgccaggtatagtatgtgaacaaaatcagaatgatattcctaattggatagcattatgacatcatgaataagacatttcccacctttttttcaaaataagcctgaaaactgtcaaatgtcatacaggttattgctcaggaaaagatgtgcgcatttgtcgagcaaaatgaaaatgatatatattgtgtattattttaagatgaaaatcATTAGATActtaaatatgaatttgcttGATGCATGCGCTGTAatttttctgaaaggaaaaccacctgaaattgtggatattttcattgaaaatggcatttctgcaattttatgccGACTTCTAgatctcgtcatatgacacgaACCATTCTGCTGTtcaaactgagcggattttgggtttgctaatccattccttatttgaatgtcagggtttgagctccaagtgaaatcatcgatattttgggccagatgactttagaaactgtacctacttctttcacGGCAGTCCAATATCTGTTATCTTTATTATGGGATAAAACCATGAAATAACACTGCAGGGATTGTATTGTAGATTTATCAATTACGTAATATAGAATGGAAATATAAACCACCAGTATAAAGCTGTACTGTTTGTCTCTACAGGGTGAGGGTTAACTGTATGGAAATATAGTTCTAAACTATGATTGTTTGCCTATATAATTTGTCTTTGATTTTACAGACCCACTCTCCATTTGATGTTGTTGCTTGGCACGGGAACTATACTCCTTACAAGTACAACCTCAGTAACTTCGTAACCGTCAACACTGTATCTGTAGATCACATGGTACGTAACCTTAGTAACTTCATAACTGTCAACAATGTAATCTTGTAACTTCATAACTGTCAACATTATATATGTAGATCACATGGTATGTAACCTTAGTAACTTTGTAAGCATTAACACTGTACCTGTAGATCACATGGTACCTAATTACTGTCAGTGTCACAAAGTCACTGTCAACACCTTGTCTTTGTATCACATGATTCATAATGGACAGGAAAAAATATGGCAATTTGAAAATTGCATGGCCTTTTCTGTTAGACTCCGAATGGACAACTTTTGTCTGTAATGTTTAATAGTTGATGTTTGGTCTAGTTCTTTTGATGGATACTGATTTGGACTCTGaagatgtttatatatttttattgggtttttttctacCAAGGACCCCTCCATCTTCACTGT
Above is a genomic segment from Ostrea edulis chromosome 3, xbOstEdul1.1, whole genome shotgun sequence containing:
- the LOC125675556 gene encoding homogentisate 1,2-dioxygenase-like isoform X1, which encodes MFKRFSYTEPNIRMDKFNYMSGFGNEFSSEDPRCPGALPVGQNNPQKCPYGLYAEQLSGSAFTAPRETNKRSWLYRIRPSVVHHPFKKTERGLITHNWDEVDPNPNQMRWHPFDFPKKKVDFVNGMTTICGAGEPKSRNGVCVYIYTCNTSMTDRCFYSSDGDFLIVPQQGSLLVSTEFGKMKVDPNEICVIQQGMRFSVDVEGPTRGYVLEVFDGHFTLPNLGPIGANGLANPRDFQTPVAWYEDREVKQYTVISKYQGHLFSATQTHSPFDVVAWHGNYTPYKYNLSNFVTVNTVSVDHMDPSIFTVLTCQSTKPGVAIADFVIFPPRWGVADKTFRPPYYHRNCMSEFMGLIHGSYEAKEEGFRPGGATLHSIMTPHGPDAGCFENASNCNLKPQRVAEGTMAFMFESSLSMAVTKWANENKVDDQYFSCWQPLKKHFTGKSGEDEVDDDNGPSKGKKKKH
- the LOC125675556 gene encoding homogentisate 1,2-dioxygenase-like isoform X2; this encodes MSGFGNEFSSEDPRCPGALPVGQNNPQKCPYGLYAEQLSGSAFTAPRETNKRSWLYRIRPSVVHHPFKKTERGLITHNWDEVDPNPNQMRWHPFDFPKKKVDFVNGMTTICGAGEPKSRNGVCVYIYTCNTSMTDRCFYSSDGDFLIVPQQGSLLVSTEFGKMKVDPNEICVIQQGMRFSVDVEGPTRGYVLEVFDGHFTLPNLGPIGANGLANPRDFQTPVAWYEDREVKQYTVISKYQGHLFSATQTHSPFDVVAWHGNYTPYKYNLSNFVTVNTVSVDHMDPSIFTVLTCQSTKPGVAIADFVIFPPRWGVADKTFRPPYYHRNCMSEFMGLIHGSYEAKEEGFRPGGATLHSIMTPHGPDAGCFENASNCNLKPQRVAEGTMAFMFESSLSMAVTKWANENKVDDQYFSCWQPLKKHFTGKSGEDEVDDDNGPSKGKKKKH